Part of the bacterium genome, CAAATTCTGTTTGAGTCCCGATTTTACTATTAATAAAAAGAATCGGGATCAGACAGACGAACTTTCTTAACGCTGCTTCATTCTTATTTTCGAGCCGGAGATTTTCCTAATGCCGGAAAAAATTATTTATAAAAACTATTTTTAAACTGAATATGATTACTTTATTATCATAATCTATTAATTATATGAAAAACCTATCTGTAATTCCCCATGCATTTCAGCATAACCCAAAAAATCTTCTGTTAAAATTCTTGCATTTATCTCTTTACTATCTTAAATTTATGTCTCTTTAACTATAAAACCTGAAACCGGAGGAGAATTGGAAAATATAATCCCTGTAATTTCCCGTGAATTATCATTATCTAAAAAAAGTGTTAAGAACACAATTGAGCTTCTCGAAGAAGGGAATACCGTACCGTTTATAGCACGCTACAGAAAAGAAGTGACCGGAAGCCTGAATGAAGAAGAAATACGAAATATTGAAAGCAGGTCACTCTATTTAAAGAATCTGAACTTCAGAAAAAACACAGTACTCAAATCCATTAAGGAACAGGAAAAGCTGACTCCTGACTTAAAGAAAAAAATTATTGATGCGCAAAAACTTCAGGAACTTGAAGATCTTTACCTTCCGTTTAAACCGAAAAGGCGTACAAGAGCCACTATTGCAAAAGAAAAGGGACTTGAACCTCTTGCCGAACTTATTCTTGATCAAAAAACTGTTTCTGGTACACCTTTTGATTATGCAGAACAATACATCAACAAAGACAAAAATATTGACACAGCAGAAATGGCTCTTGCAGGAGCACGGGATATTGTCTCTGAAATTATCGCGGACACTGCTGAAATCCGGCAGGAACTCAGACGGATTATGTCAACAACAGGTATAATAAATGCAGAGGCAAAAAACAATGACGCTTTAATAAAATATGAAATATATAAGGAATTTTCAGAACCTGTAAAATCCATCCCCCCTCACAGAATTCTTGCCTTGAACAGAGGTGAAAAAGAAAACCTCCTCAAAGTCCGGATTGATGCGCCGGAAGACAAAATGATTTCGTTAATCCGGGATAAAATAATAAAAAACGGATCCTCTGTATTTACAGGGGAATTGGAAACATCAATTGAAGATGCATATAAAAGATTAATCTTTCCGTCAATTGAGAGGGATATCAGAAAAGAACTCAAGCAGAAAGCTGACAGCCATGCAATAAACATATTTGCAAAAAATCTTCGGGCTCTTCTGTTAACTCCTCCGTACAGAGACAGAATAATTATGGGAATTGATCCCGGATTCAGAACAGGCTGTAAAGTGGCTGTAATTGACTCTACAGGCAAATATCTTGAAGGCAGTGTAATCTACCCGCATCCTCCTCAGAATAAATGGGAAGAAGCCCTGATTTTGCTTAAAGACCTTGCTGAAAAACACAAGGTTGAGATAATTGCCATCGGCAACGGTACTGCATCAAGAGAGACTGAAAAACTTGCTGCAGAATTTATATCTCAGATCGGCAGAAAAATACTTTACACAATTGTCAGTGAGGCCGGAGCTTCGGTTTATTCAGCCTCAGCAGTTGCAAAGCAGGAATTTCCTGACCTTGAAGCATCAATGAGAGGGAACATTTCCATTGCAAGGAGAC contains:
- a CDS encoding RNA-binding transcriptional accessory protein, with protein sequence MENIIPVISRELSLSKKSVKNTIELLEEGNTVPFIARYRKEVTGSLNEEEIRNIESRSLYLKNLNFRKNTVLKSIKEQEKLTPDLKKKIIDAQKLQELEDLYLPFKPKRRTRATIAKEKGLEPLAELILDQKTVSGTPFDYAEQYINKDKNIDTAEMALAGARDIVSEIIADTAEIRQELRRIMSTTGIINAEAKNNDALIKYEIYKEFSEPVKSIPPHRILALNRGEKENLLKVRIDAPEDKMISLIRDKIIKNGSSVFTGELETSIEDAYKRLIFPSIERDIRKELKQKADSHAINIFAKNLRALLLTPPYRDRIIMGIDPGFRTGCKVAVIDSTGKYLEGSVIYPHPPQNKWEEALILLKDLAEKHKVEIIAIGNGTASRETEKLAAEFISQIGRKILYTIVSEAGASVYSASAVAKQEFPDLEASMRGNISIARRLLDPLSELVKISPRSIGVGLYQHDVNQTELSKTLDDVVESCVNLVGVDLNTASASLLKYTAGINSRVAEKIIDYRENNGKFSARDEIKKVPGLGEHGFMQAAGFLRIPDAENFFDSTAVHPESYDAAIKLLDYLELSIEEVRENGSVVSKKIRDKKVSYTELAEICNCGEQTLQDIIASLEKPNRDPRDSMDKPILRSDVLSMDDLYEGMILKGTVRNVVDFGAFVDIGVKQDGLVHTSNLSDKFIKNPLDVVSVGDVIDVEVLSIDKERGRIGLKRLAG